The genomic stretch TCCAACACTGAGAACTGGGCGTCTATCGCAGTCCAACAGGTCAACGCATGAGTCATGCTGTGTATTTTACAGGTTTTCCTGACTCTGATCAGCAAGGGGCCAAAAACTGGAAAGATATTACAGCCTTCAGATCTATTTGGGCTTTCATTGTCCACATACAAAGTCCAAAATGATCTGCTATTTCACTGTAAAGAGTCAGCTTAGGAGCTGCACACCTAGATCCTGTATCATTAGCTTGAAACTTTGGCTCTTTATGCTTtaccaggcagaaacagagtgTGTTGTGTTGCCGGATGCCCACTATGAAGCTTCATCTTCCTTGTGCAGTGACAGCTTCTTTCATCCAGAGACAAGGACCTGCAAGCTACTGTCCAATTGAATTGTTAAGTGGTCAAAGTCAAGCGGAGAAGTGACACAGCTGGCACTTCACTAACAGCAGTGCTTATCCTTAAAACTTCCAACAGCTTGTTTACACTATTAGCTGCAAGCCTACCTCTGGAGATTTCTGCTTATAATTATCACTGCTCTCCTGACAACTTTTCTCATTAGCAAGATTACATCATTTGCAACTGCATGTATGTTCCACATCAGACTTTCAGCTGACCTTCCTTGTTAAGCTGGTAGTAATCAAACACACATGCAAGCTTACCAAGATGGCCTCGATGGCCAacacccagccctgctccccaccagAAAGAACAAGCCACAGAGACTCACTACAGTACCTGAGGGATTGCACCATAATTCCAGATATAACCCTTATGGGGAAACACGTTAGCTACGTAACGCAGCTTTCCTTTCTTCACATCTTGCTTAATTGGGTTTAAGGGATCCTTTGTTGCGATCTGGAAGAAAAATTGTAAAAATCTGTCTTTACTTTGCTTGCTAAGAAAACCTAAGCAAATTTTATCAAGTTGACTGCTAATTGACAAGCCCAGAGGCCAACAGCTACCACTGAGGCCAAAAGTAAATACAGGACATTTCCTGGTACACCACCAGCTCCCAAGATTCATTTTTCAGCAGACTTATCAATGTCTGAACCAGAGATGGGATTGAGACCCTTCAGACGCTGCTTTAATCAGAagtcacagaagaaaatcaaatTATTCTGACTTCTGCAAGCCTCAGCCTCCATATTATGCTTCTAGTATTAAGTATATATTTACATAGAGAGTAGGCATTGCGCTTTGAAAACTTGCTTGACATGACATCTGCAGTATTGCAGGTTTTGAAAGGCCTTTTTTAGCAGGGGTGAATTATTTTCTTGCAAGTTATAGAGCCAGAAATGTTGGGCTACCCTTTTTCAGAACGTGGAAGTGAAGGTGAGGAGGAGAGAATCAACAAAGCCAAAGACTAATAAACTAGTCAGTTTGAATACTTAGGATAGGAATTTTAATATAGTTACCTCCATTTTAGCATTTGTCCATCGAGGTACTTCCACAACCATGTTGAACACAttctgaaaaaagcaaaaatatcagtTAATGGGAAGGAATTTCAAGACCACACTTTAAACTAGGACACACACATAAGTACTTTGCATGAAAACCATAACTTTTTGCTTCTTGCGGTGCCAATTTGGATACACATGGTAGAAGTCCCACAGTCCAGTCAGTCACACATCATCACTCAGACTAATTTTAATCCCATCAACACACTTTCCATCAGAGTTGCAACCTGTGAACATCTCCATCATATTTTTAGGTCACAAAATAGCAGGTTTAAATGAATCAAATCCAGCTGCATACAAAAAATTCCAGGCTTAACAAAGTGAGGTTTTAGGCACATTCATTAAATACAAAGTGTTTAACTTCTACAGCAAAAGCCATCCTGGCAATTTAGAACAGACAATACTTACGGGAGTAAGCCATCTATTTATTAATGCAGGTATCTACATACTACCTTGAACACAAAGAAAATCAATACAAAAGTCAAACTGTCTTGACATAGGAAAAGATGTCCTAGCTTCCTCTCCCCAGGCTGACCCTCCTATAAAAGCAGACTTTTTATGGATGACACTCGAAAATATCTCCCATTGACTCCAGCTAGGCTGACAGTACTTTTGAGAGCTCAGCATCCGCATCCCTTCTTTCCCAAGGAAAGAAGACCTTTCACACTTGAGTCTCAACATTTGCCATTTGAAGAGATTAATGCTTTTAACAAAAAGTTAAGCCTTGCTCCCTAGCATCAACAAGTTTTCTAATCTCCAGGTTAAGCAGTATTAGCATTGCAAGAGGTAATACAAGACATGCTAAATCCCTTCCACCTGTATTGCACCACAACTGGACTGTTATTGTGCAGTCGGTGCTGTTATGTCATTGACTTTGCTCACACCCTTCCCTAACAAAAGTTTATTACATCCCTCAATTGCAGGGGTGAGGTCACTGCTGATTCCCAAATTAAATGCAAaagggtatatatatatatatatatatatatatatatatatatagtttttatGCAACTTAAGGAGAGGAATAAGGCGGATTGGGACTGGTTAGAAAGGGTGCTTAAGGCTTTGTAGGCAAGGAAAAAGGACTTGGGGATGCATCTTTGATACATTCAAGGGAAGTTTCTAGGAACTTAGGCTCACAGTCTCCCCAGTCCAACAGTTCAAGGGACAGATCTGCCTTGGTTGAGGATACCCAGCGAGTAGCCCAAGGTCATTCATTTGGAATGCTACAAGGAGAGCAAGGCACACAGGTACAGATAAGGTTAGCATATCCCAACCctaggtttaaaaaaacaacTCTGCAGTCCTCTCAAATGTCTTAGAAGGATAAAGACCAAGGAGCCCAGAGAGAGTAAGGTAACCTTTTGCTCTAAGCTGGGTTCCCTATCACAGCTGCTAATAAACCTTCCAAGTAACAAGCAAAATCTCCCCAGAGAGGCATTCCAGCCAGAGAGAGGTCTCAGTGCTCAGTCCTATTGTGCAACTTTGGAGCCAGTGACCTTCACAGTACTGGTGACTCTTAATGACTTGGCACAGAGGCATTGGCAAGTGGCACTAAGTGCCTGAAGGGACATCAGTAGTCCTGGTTCATTTGTTAATCTTTACTAATCTACAGAGACCTCCTCACCTCCCAGGTCTTTCCCACCCTATTTTGTGATCATCTGCAAAGCTTAATACTGTCTGAACTGTCTTTGCCTGAGTTACCTTCCAGACATCTGTTTTTGAAAGCTGGTTTCCCAATCAGCCACAGAAACTGCTTTGCCACTGTCCTTGATTACAATCTGTCTTTTCCCTTCTGAGCAGCTAAAAGCTACCTCAGATTTCCTGACAGAGCGTATTTTGAGAACCCCATCTGAAAGCCAAACTGACAACCCCATCGCACAGCTAAATTGACTGCTTTCAAGCAGGCAGGCTCCCTTTCTGCTTACTCTTCTGTTTACTCTTTTGTTCCCATAACTACCCTGTGGCTCCACATTGCTGCAGTGAAGGAAATACTATGCAGTAATAAAAGCTAGCCAGCCAACGGGCTCCTTTACCCTGTCCTATCTGGACACGCTCAGACTGTGGGGCTGTATTCATCCTCTGGTGAGCAAATACTGCCTGCTACAGTATTTTTACTGGGAGAAAGACTGTGGATAGTGAGGAGTTTGTACAGGGGATTGGGTGGCTCTCCCTTAACAACGTATGTTATACATCCGTTTTCCTCATAAAAATTCTCGAAACTTGGAGAGGAGGTGGGATATATATGTACTGTCTTGAGCTCTAACCCAGCCAGCAGCTTGACAGAGAGTTCATTTCAACAAGCTACATATTGATAACGCACTTGCTCTTCACATCCTCTCTACACCCACCTCAACAGTACCCTCCAACGACCTAGAAGCGACAGATAAATGTAAGccctgctggaactcagctggACGGATGACCCCTACGGCTTGCCTCACATAATAGAAAGAGGGGAAATTCAAAGTAGGTAATAGCAAAGATGAAGAAAGAACCTCAAGAAGGACTCACTGGAATTCAAGATCCTGCCCAAGTATGACAGCGTGGAATGACTCATTCAGCCACAGCTTAGCTTACATGCAGGACTCCCATAAATGTCTAGGGAAGTGCTACAGCATGACTCAAAGATCATTAGAGGTTCAAAAAGCTTACAGTTTATCACTTTCATTAGCTCAGTACCCTCCAATAGCCTTCTCAAACAAAAGTCAACTGATAAAGGGAAGACTTGCTGCCAAAGAGCCCAAGTTATCACTGAGAAAGTGTTCAGTGAGAACTGAAGACCAGCTGCCATGGTTTCCTAGGTGCCCCACAGCTAAAGGATTTTAGATGGTGGTTTAGAACAGCCTAATTCGACAAACTGCTGGCTGCCTGAAGGACATAAAAACTCTGCATCACTGCAGGTGGCAGGTTCCCCAGCTGCTCTTTTTGCAAGGCAAAAGGTCTCTAGAAGTTGCTGGAATGAGAATTTAATGTTCTCACCTTCTATTCAGTAGCTGATCAGATTGCAGTGGCATAGAGCAACCTCAATGCAGTCAAAACCCAAGCCTGAAACATCATGCAGCAATAGCATACGCCTCCGGAGGCAAGAGCACAGCGTTTAGTTAACTGCAAAACCGCTTCTTTTTTAAGCTAAGGTGTTTTTGTGCGACCTCATGGGCAAGTCCAAGACAGCTACTTGTATCCCACGCTAGCGAAAGGACGCCAGAGCGCGATCCCCTCCCTCATTTCTCTCCTTCCGTCTCCTTCCACCTGAGGCCGGCAGCGGCCTGCTGGAGGAGGCGGAGGGCCCCGGCCCTGCAGTGACCCTCCCGCCCAGGTGCTGCTCCCAGGAAGCAGCGGGGGGAGCCCGGGACCCCCAACCTCGGCAATTTCGAGCTAGCACTAGTAAGCACACGGACACAACACTTATCCGTACGCCCCAAAGGGGCAGCGAggactcttttctttttattttttttcggTACCGTCCGTGCCCCAGCGGGCTGAGGCCCGGTCTCCCCCCCCATTACCTCAGCGCCGTCCGCGTAGATAGGGATGTCGTGGAAGGGCGAGATGTACCGCCCCCGGCCGTCCTCTGCAAGGCAACCGCACGCGTTAGCttgccgcagccgccgccggcccggggggGCTCCCCGGCCACGGCCAGCCGCggggatggggcaggaggggggcggcggaggggggagggggggcactcACTGAAGAAGAGCCGGTACTCGAGGCTGTGCGGCGCCGCGCGCTCCTCCACGCTGTAGCCGGCcatgctgctgccgccgccgcgcgcacgcgcactaacggccgccgcgcgcgcaCACGCACTaacgccccccccgccccccgcgcgcgcgcgcgcgccgcgcCCGCCACTGCGCAGGCGCGCCGCCCCCCTCCTCCGTCCCGCCCCCTCGCGTGAGCGCGGGGTGCGCGGGCCTGGGCTCAGGTGGCGCATGCGCGCTGAGACGGCCGGCGCGGCGCGACCGCCGGTTCGCGTCCCGCCGCCGGCGCTGTGCGGGGCCGGGATGGGGGGAGGGTGTCCCGTCCCGCCGCGTcgcccccgcgccccggggctAGCAGGGCCGGAGGCGGTATCAGCGGGATGAGCCGTTTATTGTGCGGCAGAGGCCGGCGGCCGGGCCACGCCGGCTGGCCGTGGTGCGCGACACGGAGAGGCGGCACGCGGGGCGTCGAGGAGAAGGCACGCGTCCCCCCAGAAGGGGAGCGTCGGGCGGGttcccgccgccccgctcctgcccgcgtGCTCAGAGGTCCCAGGCGGTGATGCCGCCGCTGCTGCGGGAGCGAGCGTCGCCGTcgcgctcccccgccgccgccgccagcctggggcacagcggggggcgcgggcggctcgGCCCCGAGCCATTGGGCTGCGCCTCCACGAAGACGCGGTTGCGGACGCCGAAGGGCAGCCCGTGGCTGTGCCTCCGCTGGGAGtaggcgccgcggggcccccgccgcggggagcAGAAGGGGGCTTTGAAGGCCTCCTGGAAGCCCCTGCGGAAGTTCTCGTTGAAGTACCCGTAGATGATGGGGTTGACGCTGCTGTTGAAGAAGGCCAGCCAGTGGGCGAAGGGGAAGATGTACACCGTGATCAGGTGGAGCTGGCGCTCGCTCAGGTGGCCGTAGTCCGTCAGCAGCATCAGCGTCCACAGGGGCAGCCAGGAGAGCGTGAAGAAGAGCGCGACGATGATCAGCATGTTGATgaccttcaccttcctcttggaGACCCTGCGCCCCTCCGGCTCCTCCGCCTGGGAGctgcgggcgggcgctgcggacTTGAACAGCTTGAAGGCGATCCGGGCGTACATGACAACGATCAGGGCGAGGGGAGCCAAGTAGATGTGGGAGAAAAGCACGGTCGTGTAGATTTTCCTCATGCCCGTGTCGGGCCAGGCCTCCCAGCAGGAGTAGAGGGGGTAGGAGTTGTTGTAGGTGTCCACCATGAAATGGTGCTCCTCCCTCGTGACCGTCAGGGTGATGGCGGAGGGGCACATGATGATCAGGGCCAGGACCCAGATGACGACGATGGTGACCAGGGCTTTCCTCAGCGTCAGCTTCTGTCGGAAGGGGTGGACGATACAGCGAAACCTAGGAGAGGGCAGAAGGCAGATGGTGATGGCGCTGGGGACTGCTGATGTGCCGATGATACGTGCCAGCGCAGGCCGAGGGAGAGAAAAGGACGCGTCTGGCTGAAGTGCCTTTTCATCCCCGTCCCCCTGTGCGCGCTGTAGCAGCTGAAGGTCAAGCAGTGTTCGGGGTAAATACAGCCCCCTTCCTCCACTGATCCTCACCGGTGTGACGATCAAATGCCTAGGAGCTCCTCTGACTTCAGTTTTAACACATCTGAGCTGCTGGTTTGTTTTAATCCCTGACGTCCCTTGCTTGGGTGGTGCTTTACCGCCCCATCCTCTTTCCAAGACCCC from Apteryx mantelli isolate bAptMan1 chromosome 7, bAptMan1.hap1, whole genome shotgun sequence encodes the following:
- the NPFFR1 gene encoding neuropeptide FF receptor 1, with amino-acid sequence MFILAYTFIFLMCMIGNILVCFIVVKNRQMRTVTNMFILNLAISDLLVGIFCMPTTLVDNLITGWPFDNIMCKMSGLVQGMSVSASVFTLVAIAVERFRCIVHPFRQKLTLRKALVTIVVIWVLALIIMCPSAITLTVTREEHHFMVDTYNNSYPLYSCWEAWPDTGMRKIYTTVLFSHIYLAPLALIVVMYARIAFKLFKSAAPARSSQAEEPEGRRVSKRKVKVINMLIIVALFFTLSWLPLWTLMLLTDYGHLSERQLHLITVYIFPFAHWLAFFNSSVNPIIYGYFNENFRRGFQEAFKAPFCSPRRGPRGAYSQRRHSHGLPFGVRNRVFVEAQPNGSGPSRPRPPLCPRLAAAAGERDGDARSRSSGGITAWDL